In Legionella lytica, one genomic interval encodes:
- the nuoG gene encoding NADH-quinone oxidoreductase subunit NuoG, with product MTTTIEIDGKTFEAENGKMIIEVADEAGIHIPRFCYHKKLSVAANCRMCLVEVENGRKPVPACATPITNGMKVFTKSEQALYSQKAVMEFLLINHPLDCPICDQGGECELQDVSMGFGADESTYTETKRSVNDDDLGALIATEMTRCIHCTRCVRFGDEIAGVRELGATGRGEKMQIGTYVQHSMKSEVSGNIIDLCPVGALTSKPYRFTARAWEMSQYDSLAPHDCLGSNVFIHTRRNELMRVVPKENESINETWLSDRDRFSYLGLKSEHRASKPQIKRNGQWEEVDWETALKFTADGLSRVIKQNGGEQVAAFASSSSSLEELYLLQKLMRELDVHNLDHRLQQVDFKDQENQATTPVSSLAYADIENQHTIVIVGSNIEREVPLAGVRVRKAFRNGAKVYAINSVDYDYHFDVEERFIVSPLEMPMQLAKLVKALADDAKALPEEVQKLLIGLHADAAVDGLAKVLKEEKACLITGALCENHPEAALIRTMVHLIEKLSGAKVVRLTHGANTAGAWMAGMVPHRTVAGKADSKAGLDVQAALNAKLKAYVLMGVEPGFDFANPYGARQSMLAAEFVVLMTAYNHESMHDYADVILPIAPYAETSGTYINVDNTWQSVKGALPPHDQARPAWKVLRVLGNLFQCKDFEYTSTEDVLSEIKAVAAITVEQDYTPYYPESLPLINESLIRVGEWPLYRVDSIVRNAKELQLCAAADVACIRMNPTTADRLQLDEIATVSQGDIEITLPLKRDERIAADVVWVANAMPETVDLGHSFAAITIKR from the coding sequence ATGACAACTACTATTGAAATCGACGGTAAAACATTTGAAGCAGAAAACGGTAAAATGATCATCGAAGTTGCTGATGAGGCCGGTATTCATATTCCACGTTTTTGCTATCATAAAAAACTTTCTGTAGCAGCAAACTGCCGTATGTGCTTAGTTGAAGTGGAAAATGGCAGAAAGCCAGTTCCTGCTTGCGCTACGCCAATTACCAATGGCATGAAAGTCTTTACCAAATCAGAACAAGCTCTTTACTCGCAAAAAGCGGTAATGGAATTCTTACTAATTAACCATCCTTTGGACTGCCCAATATGCGACCAAGGTGGTGAGTGTGAATTGCAAGATGTTTCTATGGGCTTTGGTGCTGATGAATCAACTTACACTGAAACAAAACGTTCAGTTAATGATGATGATTTAGGGGCACTGATTGCAACAGAAATGACTCGTTGCATCCACTGTACTCGCTGTGTTCGTTTTGGTGATGAAATTGCTGGAGTACGGGAATTAGGTGCTACTGGTCGTGGGGAAAAGATGCAAATTGGAACCTACGTGCAACATAGCATGAAGTCAGAGGTTTCCGGTAACATTATCGATTTATGCCCCGTTGGTGCGTTGACGTCAAAACCTTACCGGTTTACTGCACGAGCTTGGGAAATGTCCCAATACGATAGTTTGGCCCCTCACGATTGCTTGGGTTCCAACGTATTTATCCATACTCGTAGAAACGAATTGATGCGTGTTGTTCCTAAAGAAAATGAATCAATTAATGAAACTTGGTTGTCTGACCGTGATCGATTTAGCTATTTAGGATTAAAAAGCGAGCACAGAGCAAGCAAACCTCAAATTAAGCGTAATGGTCAATGGGAAGAGGTTGATTGGGAAACTGCTTTAAAGTTTACTGCTGATGGTTTAAGTCGCGTAATTAAACAAAATGGCGGAGAGCAAGTCGCTGCATTTGCATCCAGTTCTTCTTCATTAGAAGAGCTTTATTTATTACAAAAATTAATGCGCGAACTTGATGTGCATAATTTGGACCACCGTCTACAGCAAGTTGATTTTAAAGATCAGGAAAATCAAGCAACAACTCCGGTAAGCTCATTAGCTTATGCTGACATTGAAAATCAACACACAATCGTAATCGTTGGTTCTAACATTGAGCGCGAAGTTCCATTAGCAGGAGTACGAGTTCGTAAGGCATTCCGTAATGGTGCCAAAGTTTATGCTATTAACTCAGTTGATTATGATTATCATTTTGACGTTGAAGAGCGCTTTATCGTTTCTCCATTAGAAATGCCAATGCAATTAGCTAAACTGGTTAAAGCACTTGCGGATGATGCAAAAGCATTACCTGAAGAAGTACAAAAACTATTAATTGGTTTGCATGCAGATGCAGCAGTAGACGGTCTTGCGAAGGTACTTAAAGAAGAAAAAGCGTGCTTAATCACCGGTGCTCTTTGCGAGAACCATCCTGAGGCAGCTTTAATTCGTACCATGGTTCATTTGATTGAAAAATTAAGTGGTGCCAAAGTGGTTCGCTTAACTCACGGAGCGAATACTGCGGGTGCATGGATGGCTGGTATGGTTCCTCATCGAACCGTTGCTGGTAAGGCTGATTCAAAAGCTGGTTTAGATGTACAAGCAGCGCTGAATGCTAAGTTAAAAGCATATGTATTAATGGGGGTTGAGCCTGGTTTCGATTTTGCAAATCCATACGGTGCACGCCAATCCATGCTTGCCGCTGAGTTTGTCGTCTTAATGACGGCCTATAACCATGAATCAATGCACGATTATGCTGATGTAATTTTACCGATAGCACCTTATGCTGAAACTTCTGGTACCTATATCAATGTTGATAATACTTGGCAAAGTGTAAAAGGAGCATTGCCTCCTCACGACCAAGCTCGCCCAGCTTGGAAAGTGTTACGCGTATTAGGTAACTTATTCCAGTGTAAAGATTTTGAATATACTTCAACAGAAGATGTTTTGTCTGAGATTAAAGCGGTTGCTGCAATCACTGTCGAGCAAGACTATACCCCTTATTATCCTGAGAGCTTACCACTGATTAATGAATCTTTGATTCGTGTAGGTGAATGGCCTCTGTATCGTGTTGATTCAATTGTAAGAAATGCTAAAGAGCTGCAGTTATGTGCTGCCGCTGATGTTGCATGCATACGGATGAATCCAACAACGGCAGATCGATTGCAATTAGATGAAATTGCTACTGTATCTCAGGGAGATATTGAGATAACATTGCCGCTTAAACGTGATGAGCGAATTGCGGCAGATGTTGTATGGGTAGCAAACGCGATGCCTGAAACAGTTGATTTGGGTCATTCATTTGCTGCAATAACTATTAAGCGCTAG
- the nuoF gene encoding NADH-quinone oxidoreductase subunit NuoF, whose amino-acid sequence MVELNQVCYRTVHLPEPWTLSAYESVGGYSAWRKILKEQTSPQLIIDELKTSALRGRGGAGFPTGLKWSFMNRNSPVQKYVVCNSDEGEPGTCKDREILALNPHQLIEGMAIAGYVMGATVGYNYIRGEFWLPYERTEAALKEAYAAGLLGKNILGSGVDFDLFNHLGAGAYICGEETALLNSLEGKKGQPRFKPPFPANYGLYGKPTTINNTETFASVPVILEKGGEWFLKLGKPNNGGAKCFSVSGHVNKPGNFEIPLGTPFKTLLELAGGVLHNRKIKAVIPGGSSMPVLPGDVMMGLDMDYDSIQKAGSGLGSGAVIIMDETTCMVDALYRISEFYMDESCGQCTPCREGTGWLVRLLHRIKDGHGEPGDIEKLVNVADNIEGRTICALGEAAAWPVQSFVKHFYHEFDYFIKHKRSIVAA is encoded by the coding sequence GTGGTCGAATTAAATCAAGTTTGTTACCGAACAGTTCATTTACCAGAGCCTTGGACTCTATCTGCTTATGAAAGTGTTGGTGGATACAGTGCCTGGAGAAAGATCTTAAAAGAGCAAACTTCTCCCCAATTAATTATTGATGAATTAAAAACCTCCGCATTACGAGGCCGTGGCGGTGCTGGATTCCCTACCGGATTAAAGTGGAGTTTTATGAATCGTAATTCTCCCGTACAAAAATATGTTGTATGTAATTCGGATGAAGGTGAACCTGGGACCTGTAAAGACCGTGAAATTCTAGCCTTAAATCCTCATCAGCTGATTGAAGGTATGGCGATTGCCGGTTATGTGATGGGGGCGACAGTTGGTTATAACTACATTCGAGGTGAATTCTGGTTACCTTACGAGCGCACCGAAGCTGCTTTAAAAGAAGCTTATGCAGCCGGTTTATTAGGTAAAAATATTTTAGGTTCTGGTGTCGATTTTGATTTATTCAATCATTTAGGTGCTGGTGCCTATATTTGTGGTGAAGAAACTGCCTTACTTAATTCTTTAGAAGGTAAGAAAGGACAACCTCGCTTTAAACCACCGTTCCCTGCGAACTATGGTTTATATGGCAAACCTACAACCATTAACAACACCGAAACCTTTGCATCTGTTCCTGTAATTCTGGAAAAAGGTGGTGAATGGTTCTTAAAACTTGGCAAGCCTAATAATGGTGGTGCTAAGTGCTTTAGCGTCAGTGGTCATGTAAATAAACCTGGCAACTTTGAAATCCCATTAGGTACTCCATTCAAAACTCTGTTGGAACTTGCCGGTGGCGTGCTGCATAACCGTAAAATCAAAGCAGTAATTCCTGGTGGTTCGTCTATGCCTGTTTTACCTGGTGATGTGATGATGGGGCTTGATATGGATTACGACAGCATCCAAAAAGCAGGCTCTGGATTGGGTTCTGGTGCTGTGATCATTATGGATGAAACAACCTGTATGGTAGACGCTTTATATCGAATTTCAGAATTTTATATGGATGAGTCTTGTGGTCAGTGTACACCTTGCCGAGAAGGTACAGGTTGGTTAGTACGCTTATTACATCGAATCAAAGATGGCCATGGAGAGCCGGGTGATATAGAGAAGTTAGTCAATGTTGCGGACAACATCGAAGGACGAACCATTTGTGCGTTAGGGGAAGCAGCTGCTTGGCCTGTGCAAAGTTTCGTTAAACACTTTTATCATGAATTTGATTACTTCATTAAGCATAAACGCTCGATCGTCGCAGCATAA
- the nuoE gene encoding NADH-quinone oxidoreductase subunit NuoE translates to MSDNSAKILNQLISKERMQDIDHWIAKYPQDQRQSAVMSALRIVQEEHNHLTPELMDAVANYLEMPAIAVYEVASFYTMYEHKPVGKHLLNVCTNISCMLRGSAGVVEHLEKKLGVKLGETTDDGRFTLRSVECLGACVNAPMMQVDKDYHENLTPESIDKVLGQYE, encoded by the coding sequence ATGTCTGATAATTCAGCAAAAATATTAAATCAATTGATATCGAAAGAACGCATGCAAGATATTGATCATTGGATAGCAAAATATCCTCAAGATCAAAGACAATCTGCAGTAATGAGTGCCTTGAGAATTGTTCAAGAAGAGCATAATCATTTAACTCCAGAGTTGATGGATGCAGTAGCTAATTATCTTGAAATGCCCGCCATTGCTGTATATGAAGTAGCAAGTTTCTATACCATGTATGAACATAAACCTGTTGGTAAGCACTTACTGAATGTTTGCACCAACATCTCTTGTATGTTACGTGGTTCTGCTGGTGTGGTTGAGCACCTAGAAAAGAAATTAGGAGTTAAGTTAGGTGAAACTACAGATGATGGACGTTTTACTTTACGCTCTGTTGAATGCTTAGGTGCGTGTGTTAATGCGCCGATGATGCAGGTAGATAAAGATTATCACGAGAATCTAACTCCTGAGTCGATAGATAAAGTGTTGGGCCAATACGAATAA
- a CDS encoding NADH-quinone oxidoreductase subunit D: protein MIELKNYTLNFGPQHPAAHGVLRLVLELEGETIVRADPHIGLLHRATEKLAETKPYIQSIGYMDRLDYVSMMCNEHAYVRSIEKLLGIEAPLRAQYIRTMFDEITRVLNHLLWLGAIALDIGAMTVFLYCFREREDLFDCYEAVSGARMHATYYRPGGVARDLPDTMPQYKASRWHNDREVEKMNQDRSGTLLDFIWAFTERFPRCVDEYETLLTDNRIWKQRTVDIGVVSPEQALQWGFTGPMLRGSGIAWDLRKKQSYAAYDKVDFDVPVGKTGDCYDRYLVRVEELRQSNRIIRQCVEWLRKNPGPVRLDDHKITPPRRVEMKHDMEALIHHFKLFTEGFCLPRGEVYSAVEAPKGEFGIYMVSDGANKPYRLKIRAPGFAHLSSFDEMARGHMLADGVAILASQDIVFGEIDR, encoded by the coding sequence ATGATTGAATTAAAGAATTACACGTTAAATTTTGGTCCACAACATCCCGCAGCCCATGGGGTTTTGCGTTTGGTTCTTGAGCTGGAAGGTGAGACTATTGTTCGCGCCGATCCACACATTGGTTTATTGCACAGAGCAACTGAAAAATTAGCGGAAACAAAACCATATATCCAAAGCATTGGTTACATGGACCGTTTAGATTATGTATCGATGATGTGTAATGAACATGCTTATGTGCGTTCCATAGAAAAACTTTTAGGTATTGAAGCCCCCTTAAGAGCACAGTACATCCGTACTATGTTTGATGAGATTACTCGTGTTTTAAACCATCTTTTATGGTTAGGTGCGATTGCACTGGATATTGGTGCAATGACCGTATTTCTGTATTGCTTCAGAGAGCGCGAGGATTTATTTGACTGCTATGAAGCTGTGTCTGGCGCACGTATGCATGCCACCTACTACAGACCAGGGGGAGTTGCTCGTGATTTGCCTGATACTATGCCTCAGTATAAGGCTTCAAGATGGCATAATGATCGTGAAGTAGAAAAAATGAATCAAGACCGTAGTGGTACCTTGCTTGATTTTATTTGGGCGTTTACCGAGCGCTTTCCACGTTGTGTTGATGAATATGAAACTTTGTTAACTGACAATAGAATTTGGAAGCAGCGTACAGTAGATATCGGTGTTGTTTCACCAGAACAAGCCTTACAATGGGGTTTTACCGGTCCAATGCTACGCGGTTCAGGTATTGCTTGGGATCTACGTAAGAAGCAAAGCTATGCAGCTTATGACAAAGTCGATTTTGATGTACCAGTTGGCAAAACTGGGGATTGTTACGACCGTTATTTAGTTCGTGTTGAAGAATTAAGACAGTCAAATCGAATTATTAGACAATGTGTGGAATGGTTAAGAAAAAATCCAGGACCTGTTCGTCTTGATGATCATAAAATTACACCACCACGACGTGTGGAAATGAAGCACGATATGGAAGCCTTAATTCATCATTTCAAATTATTCACGGAAGGCTTTTGCTTGCCTCGTGGCGAAGTATATAGCGCTGTTGAGGCGCCAAAAGGTGAGTTTGGTATTTATATGGTATCAGATGGCGCTAATAAACCGTACCGACTGAAAATTCGTGCTCCCGGATTCGCGCATTTATCAAGTTTTGATGAAATGGCAAGAGGACATATGCTTGCAGATGGTGTGGCTATTCTGGCAAGTCAGGATATCGTGTTTGGTGAAATTGATCGTTAG
- a CDS encoding NADH-quinone oxidoreductase subunit C — MTKNDYLVERLKTELASHISDLSVAFDEVTVECDVANVKTLMMELREVPAFAFDQLIDLCAVDYLLYGEYDWETDSATEKGFSRGVERQDAKAYALNKPRFAVVYHLLSTQKNHRLRVKVFLNEKHLVIPSVHHLWKGANWFEREAYDLYGVLFDGHPDLRRILTDYGFIGHPFRKDFPLSGEVEMRYDAKLQKVIYAPVDIVPRVLVPKVIRNDNRYIVNEKGGE; from the coding sequence ATGACAAAAAATGATTATTTGGTTGAAAGACTAAAGACTGAGTTAGCGAGTCATATCAGCGACCTGAGTGTTGCATTTGACGAAGTAACCGTTGAATGTGATGTGGCTAACGTAAAAACATTAATGATGGAATTGCGTGAGGTTCCCGCTTTTGCATTTGATCAACTTATCGATCTTTGCGCAGTGGATTATCTGCTTTATGGCGAGTACGACTGGGAAACTGATTCTGCAACAGAAAAAGGGTTTTCTCGCGGCGTAGAGCGCCAAGATGCTAAAGCCTATGCACTGAATAAGCCACGTTTTGCTGTAGTTTATCACCTGCTTTCGACACAAAAAAATCATCGTTTACGCGTTAAAGTGTTCCTTAATGAAAAACACCTGGTTATTCCTTCAGTGCATCATCTTTGGAAAGGTGCTAATTGGTTTGAGCGTGAAGCCTACGATTTGTATGGTGTTTTATTTGATGGGCATCCGGATTTAAGACGTATTTTGACCGATTATGGGTTTATTGGACATCCATTCCGTAAAGATTTCCCTCTCAGTGGTGAGGTTGAAATGCGCTACGATGCAAAATTACAAAAAGTTATTTACGCACCTGTTGATATAGTGCCCAGAGTATTGGTGCCCAAGGTTATTCGTAATGATAACCGTTATATAGTTAATGAGAAGGGCGGCGAATAA
- a CDS encoding NuoB/complex I 20 kDa subunit family protein, which translates to MAVAELQKSGFVTTSVDKLVGWARSGSMWPMTFGLACCAVEMMHVGAARYDLDRFGIIFRPSPRQSDVMIVAGTLCNKMAPALRKVYDQMPEPRWVISMGSCANGGGYYHYSYSVVRGCDRIVPVDVYVPGCPPTAEALLYGIIQLQNKIRRKNILEA; encoded by the coding sequence ATGGCGGTTGCAGAATTGCAAAAAAGTGGCTTTGTAACGACTTCGGTCGACAAACTTGTTGGATGGGCACGTAGTGGCTCTATGTGGCCTATGACTTTTGGTTTGGCATGCTGTGCAGTCGAGATGATGCACGTTGGTGCTGCGCGTTACGATTTGGATCGGTTTGGTATCATTTTCCGTCCAAGTCCACGCCAATCAGACGTCATGATTGTTGCAGGGACCTTATGTAATAAGATGGCTCCTGCTTTACGCAAAGTTTATGATCAAATGCCTGAACCACGTTGGGTTATTTCCATGGGTTCATGTGCCAATGGTGGTGGTTATTATCACTATTCTTATTCAGTCGTTCGTGGCTGTGATCGGATTGTTCCTGTCGATGTTTATGTTCCAGGATGTCCGCCAACCGCTGAAGCATTGCTTTACGGTATTATTCAATTACAGAATAAAATCAGACGTAAAAACATATTAGAAGCGTAA
- a CDS encoding NADH-quinone oxidoreductase subunit A, translating to MLSQYLPVLVFIIIGLVLGLVMLGAGALLSKHSPDAAKNAPYECGFGAFENSHLPFDVRFYLVAILFIIFDLETAFFFPWALVLRKIGWFGFSGMMLFLGLLVIGFIYEWKRGALEWE from the coding sequence ATGCTATCTCAATACTTACCCGTTCTTGTATTCATAATCATCGGATTGGTTCTTGGCCTGGTGATGTTGGGAGCTGGTGCCCTGCTTTCAAAACATAGTCCTGATGCTGCTAAAAACGCACCTTACGAGTGTGGCTTTGGCGCATTTGAAAACTCCCATTTGCCTTTTGATGTGCGTTTCTATCTAGTAGCAATACTATTTATCATCTTTGATTTGGAAACCGCATTTTTCTTTCCCTGGGCTTTAGTCTTACGCAAAATTGGATGGTTTGGTTTTTCCGGAATGATGTTATTCCTCGGTTTATTAGTCATTGGCTTTATTTATGAATGGAAGCGTGGCGCGTTAGAGTGGGAATAA
- the secG gene encoding preprotein translocase subunit SecG has translation MYQLILVIHVLVAIVLIGLVLIQHGKGADIGAAFGSGASNTLFGSQGTGSFLFKLTGGLALTFFVTSLLLSYMVSVQYHKVDQLAAPQQTNVPVNSIPVPVDNSQGGKKE, from the coding sequence ATGTATCAATTGATATTAGTTATACATGTGTTAGTAGCTATAGTCTTAATTGGCTTGGTTCTTATTCAACATGGTAAAGGTGCTGATATTGGCGCAGCTTTTGGTTCTGGTGCATCAAATACATTATTTGGTAGTCAGGGAACTGGTAGCTTTTTATTTAAATTAACTGGTGGTTTAGCGCTAACATTTTTTGTCACTAGTCTATTGCTGTCTTACATGGTATCTGTACAATATCACAAAGTAGATCAGCTAGCTGCTCCTCAACAAACCAACGTACCTGTGAATTCAATTCCAGTACCTGTTGATAACAGCCAAGGTGGTAAAAAAGAATAA
- the tpiA gene encoding triose-phosphate isomerase, with protein sequence MRHKIVAGNWKMNGQLQQVIQLTNQLKEMLSINDKLHVAIMPPAIYIPQVNELLAMSSIKLGAQNVYPKDAGAFTGELSGPMLKEFNCHYVLVGHSERRHIFQEDEKFVAQKFHHVKEHDMIPVLCVGETLEEREKGHTEQVIARQILAVSENNNCFQNCVIAYEPVWAIGTGKTASPDEAQTVHQFIRKLVSEINRDDAEHLSILYGGSVNENNAAALFAMPDVDGGLVGGASLNAKQFVEIVKCIN encoded by the coding sequence ATGAGGCATAAAATAGTTGCTGGTAATTGGAAAATGAATGGCCAATTGCAGCAAGTGATTCAATTAACGAATCAGCTCAAGGAAATGCTAAGCATTAACGACAAGCTTCATGTAGCAATTATGCCGCCTGCCATTTATATACCGCAAGTCAATGAATTACTGGCAATGAGTAGCATTAAACTCGGCGCTCAGAATGTCTATCCAAAGGACGCAGGTGCATTCACAGGCGAATTGTCTGGCCCTATGTTAAAAGAATTTAATTGCCATTATGTTTTAGTTGGACATTCTGAAAGAAGACATATTTTTCAAGAAGATGAAAAATTTGTGGCACAAAAATTCCACCATGTTAAAGAACATGATATGATACCTGTTCTTTGCGTTGGTGAAACGCTAGAAGAGCGTGAAAAAGGACACACAGAACAAGTAATTGCCAGACAAATTCTGGCTGTAAGTGAAAATAATAATTGCTTTCAAAACTGTGTTATAGCTTATGAGCCTGTTTGGGCTATAGGCACAGGAAAAACTGCATCACCAGATGAAGCACAGACCGTGCACCAGTTTATCAGGAAACTGGTTAGTGAAATTAATCGTGATGATGCTGAGCATTTATCTATCCTCTATGGAGGTAGCGTAAATGAAAATAATGCCGCGGCTTTATTTGCTATGCCTGATGTTGATGGTGGCTTAGTAGGTGGAGCATCGTTAAATGCGAAACAGTTTGTGGAAATTGTGAAATGTATCAATTGA
- the glmM gene encoding phosphoglucosamine mutase: MSQRKYFGTDGIRGHVGLSNINPEFVLKLGWAVGRVLANGHRKKVVIGKDTRVSGYMLESALEAGLSAAGVDVALLGPMPTPAIAYLTQTLRANAGIVISASHNLFEDNGIKFFSAEGGKIPDSVELEIEAELDKKMETVPSEQLGKATRINDATGRYIEFCKSTIPSMTRLSGLKIVVDCANGATYHIAPNVFAELGANVTAIGNKPDGFNINQDCGSTSPAHLIQKVLSTGADIGIGLDGDGDRVLLVDAKGNVVDGDQILYIIAKDRHERGVLHGGVVGTIMSNYGLEMAIAELGIPFIRSNVGDRYVLEALRENNWKIGGETSGHIVCLDKTTTGDGIVAALQVLSIMVKQGKSLQELTGGISLLPQSLVNLKTTHASLLAKNSEVIRVVKSLETSLQGEGRVLLRPSGTEPLLRVMVEGQDQSLVVQQAQKLCDDISQIEKSLPH, from the coding sequence ATGAGTCAACGTAAATATTTTGGTACTGATGGTATACGTGGACACGTAGGATTATCAAATATTAATCCTGAATTTGTTTTAAAATTAGGTTGGGCCGTAGGACGTGTGCTGGCAAACGGCCATCGTAAAAAGGTTGTTATCGGTAAAGACACGCGCGTGTCAGGTTATATGCTGGAATCTGCATTAGAGGCAGGTTTATCTGCAGCAGGTGTTGACGTAGCCTTATTGGGTCCAATGCCGACGCCAGCAATTGCATATTTAACACAAACACTACGAGCTAATGCCGGGATTGTGATTAGTGCTTCACATAACCTATTTGAAGATAATGGCATCAAATTCTTCTCCGCTGAAGGAGGTAAGATCCCTGACAGTGTAGAGCTTGAAATTGAAGCTGAATTAGATAAAAAGATGGAAACGGTTCCTTCAGAGCAATTAGGTAAGGCTACACGCATTAATGACGCAACGGGTCGTTACATTGAGTTTTGTAAATCAACTATTCCATCGATGACTCGTTTATCAGGTCTAAAAATTGTGGTTGATTGTGCTAATGGTGCTACTTATCACATTGCTCCCAATGTTTTTGCCGAATTAGGCGCCAATGTTACTGCAATTGGCAATAAGCCGGATGGTTTTAATATCAATCAGGATTGTGGGTCAACCTCTCCTGCACATCTGATTCAAAAGGTTCTCAGCACTGGTGCTGATATTGGTATTGGTTTAGATGGGGATGGTGACCGTGTACTGTTAGTCGATGCAAAAGGTAATGTCGTTGATGGGGATCAAATTCTCTATATCATTGCTAAAGATCGACATGAACGAGGTGTTTTACATGGCGGTGTTGTGGGTACCATCATGAGTAATTATGGCCTCGAAATGGCTATTGCCGAATTAGGTATTCCTTTCATTCGCTCCAATGTAGGGGATCGCTATGTTCTAGAGGCGCTACGCGAAAATAATTGGAAGATTGGTGGCGAAACATCAGGCCATATCGTTTGTCTTGATAAGACCACAACCGGTGATGGTATTGTGGCTGCTCTACAAGTCTTATCCATTATGGTGAAACAAGGAAAGAGCTTACAGGAACTAACAGGCGGTATTTCGTTGCTACCACAAAGCTTGGTTAATTTAAAAACCACACATGCTTCCTTACTTGCTAAGAACTCAGAAGTAATTCGTGTGGTAAAAAGCTTGGAAACCAGTTTGCAAGGTGAAGGCCGAGTCCTATTACGTCCCTCAGGCACCGAGCCTTTATTGCGCGTTATGGTTGAGGGGCAAGATCAGTCTTTAGTTGTGCAACAGGCACAAAAGCTATGTGACGATATCAGCCAAATCGAAAAAAGCCTACCTCATTAA
- the folP gene encoding dihydropteroate synthase has translation MNAEQFLSWLARRSQLPTECYSEKPLIMGILNVTPNSFSDGGKFLSQDNACKHALRLIAQGADLIDIGGESTKPGAESVSVDDELNRVIPVIEQIRAYSNVCISIDTTKPAVMAAAVKAGANIINDINALRTEGALEMAAELAVPVCLMHMQGVPRTMQQNPHYPDGVYETVRRFFIERISACLNAGIEKQHLILDFGFGFGKQTQDNLYLIKMLEHFAEFEMPFLLGVSRKSSIGAVLNKEVDDRLIGSITLAVYAALKGIGIIRTHDVDETNQALKMIDLVERAQ, from the coding sequence GTGAATGCAGAGCAATTTTTAAGCTGGCTTGCACGGCGCAGCCAGCTTCCTACCGAGTGTTATTCTGAAAAACCATTGATTATGGGAATCTTAAATGTAACCCCTAATTCTTTTTCTGATGGTGGTAAGTTTTTATCTCAGGATAATGCGTGTAAGCATGCCTTGCGTTTAATTGCCCAAGGAGCTGATTTAATTGATATAGGCGGTGAATCGACTAAGCCTGGAGCGGAGTCAGTATCCGTTGATGACGAGCTGAACAGAGTGATACCCGTTATCGAACAAATTCGTGCTTATTCCAACGTTTGTATTTCAATTGATACAACTAAGCCGGCAGTGATGGCTGCAGCTGTTAAGGCTGGGGCTAATATAATTAATGATATTAATGCATTACGTACAGAAGGCGCACTGGAAATGGCCGCTGAGTTAGCGGTTCCAGTGTGTCTGATGCACATGCAGGGTGTGCCTCGTACAATGCAGCAAAACCCTCATTATCCTGATGGGGTTTATGAAACAGTGAGACGGTTTTTTATTGAACGCATTAGTGCCTGTTTGAATGCAGGCATTGAAAAACAACATTTAATTTTAGATTTTGGCTTTGGTTTTGGCAAACAAACGCAAGATAACTTATATTTAATAAAGATGCTTGAGCATTTTGCTGAATTTGAAATGCCATTTCTTTTAGGTGTGTCACGCAAGAGTTCAATAGGAGCCGTGCTCAACAAAGAGGTGGATGATCGTTTAATAGGAAGTATTACCCTGGCTGTATATGCGGCCTTAAAGGGCATAGGAATTATAAGAACGCATGATGTTGATGAAACTAATCAGGCGTTAAAAATGATCGATTTAGTGGAACGAGCGCAATAG